From a single Desulfonatronum thioautotrophicum genomic region:
- a CDS encoding sensor histidine kinase: MKRARRRRETGNRSTLLSAARIHEYQVHQIELELQNEELRATQLHLEEVRDQYTELFNNAPAGYLIVNARGLITKANQTFARMIGREGHVFSDRQLTDLVFPEDRPALLGRFKAFFKSPEGKQLDFRLFGPHDQTIHVRCVGRPDMLAKALPKDDENDADQKLLLMVSDITDQVRSDEALKQSEKKYRELVENAPMGIFQSTQEGRYHTINAEMARLCGYPTAKEMIETVTNIATQLYARPEDRKFYKKKLLAQGEVKNFEVELVRRDGTTFWASMNTRMKHGKDGEVVFDGFLLDVTERKLLEDEVHRSNAELKALLAEKDKFFSIIAHDLKSPMSGLLGLAKIFAEEAERMTIQELREISDAMCKSTERLYALLENLLHWALVQQGLMGFSPRQINLLKLVHNSIESLRSVAELKGISIQNAIPENLKVMVDQPMITTVVRNLVSNALKYSSSGGALTISGFLNGDKVEMAVRDTGIGMDQNTQAHLFALDRKTIRPGTQGEHGTGLGLILCKEFITRHGGRIWVESELGRGTTFHFTVPARALSGENDDRSKPRLECIGE; the protein is encoded by the coding sequence ATGAAGAGAGCGCGAAGGCGGCGTGAAACCGGCAACCGCTCGACCCTATTATCAGCAGCCAGGATTCACGAATACCAGGTTCATCAGATCGAACTGGAGCTGCAGAACGAGGAACTGCGGGCCACCCAGCTTCATCTGGAAGAAGTGCGGGATCAGTACACGGAGCTTTTCAACAATGCACCTGCCGGATACCTGATCGTCAATGCCCGGGGACTGATCACCAAAGCCAATCAGACTTTCGCCCGGATGATCGGCAGGGAGGGCCATGTTTTTTCGGATAGACAGCTGACCGATCTGGTCTTTCCCGAGGATCGACCGGCGTTGCTTGGGCGTTTCAAGGCCTTTTTCAAAAGCCCCGAAGGGAAGCAACTGGATTTCAGACTGTTCGGCCCACACGACCAAACAATACATGTGCGCTGCGTCGGCAGACCGGACATGCTGGCAAAGGCTCTCCCAAAGGACGATGAAAACGATGCGGACCAGAAGCTTCTGCTCATGGTCTCGGACATCACAGATCAGGTCCGATCCGATGAGGCGCTGAAACAAAGCGAGAAAAAGTATCGCGAGCTGGTTGAAAACGCCCCCATGGGTATTTTTCAGTCGACCCAGGAAGGACGGTATCATACGATCAACGCGGAGATGGCCCGCCTGTGCGGGTATCCAACCGCAAAAGAAATGATCGAGACGGTCACGAACATCGCCACACAACTCTACGCCCGGCCCGAGGATCGAAAATTCTACAAGAAGAAACTCCTGGCCCAGGGAGAGGTTAAAAATTTTGAGGTGGAATTGGTCCGCCGGGACGGGACGACCTTTTGGGCGTCCATGAACACCAGGATGAAACACGGGAAGGACGGAGAGGTCGTCTTTGACGGATTTCTCCTGGACGTCACGGAACGCAAACTCCTTGAGGACGAGGTCCACCGCTCCAACGCCGAACTTAAGGCCCTGCTGGCGGAAAAGGACAAGTTTTTCTCCATCATTGCCCACGACCTCAAATCCCCGATGTCCGGCCTGTTGGGCTTGGCAAAAATTTTCGCCGAAGAAGCGGAAAGAATGACCATTCAGGAGTTGCGGGAAATTTCCGACGCGATGTGCAAAAGCACCGAGCGCTTGTACGCCCTGCTGGAAAATCTGCTGCACTGGGCTCTCGTCCAGCAAGGGCTGATGGGATTCTCTCCACGGCAGATCAACCTGCTGAAACTGGTCCACAACAGCATCGAGTCCTTGCGCTCCGTGGCGGAGTTGAAGGGCATCAGCATCCAAAACGCCATTCCTGAGAACCTGAAAGTCATGGTCGACCAGCCCATGATCACCACCGTTGTCCGCAACCTTGTCTCCAATGCCCTCAAATATTCGAGCAGCGGAGGGGCGCTGACCATCTCCGGATTTTTGAATGGAGACAAGGTCGAGATGGCCGTGCGGGACACCGGCATCGGAATGGACCAGAATACCCAGGCGCATCTCTTTGCCCTGGACCGAAAAACAATCCGCCCCGGCACCCAGGGCGAGCACGGCACCGGCCTGGGCCTGATTCTGTGCAAGGAGTTCATCACCAGGCATGGCGGCCGGATCTGGGTGGAAAGCGAACTCGGCCGGGGAACGACGTTTCATTTCACCGTGCCCGCGCGGGCGTTGAGCGGAGAAAATGACGACAGGTCCAAACCGCGGCTGGAATGTATTGGTGAATAG